The following is a genomic window from Fusarium verticillioides 7600 chromosome 5, whole genome shotgun sequence.
AATGCATCACAATCGCTTCGGCACCAAtaccgacgaggagaagacgCCACCGCTGCCCGAAATCCTCTTCGACTGGATGCATGAAAATCACAACCTGTACCCTGATCAGGTACGCGAGGTCAGCCGCTACATACCAAGCCCTGCATGCCATCCTCTATTCTGGCAGACTGTCCGGTGCTCCTTGCTGCGAGGTGATGTTGCCAGCGCATCCCATCTACTGAAAGAAGCTGGTTGGCAGAATGTTCGCCGAGGACCTAGAAGTGACTATGCGTACACGGGCAAAGCTCTTGAGAATGTCAGACGCTTTGCCGCTGCCACTAGCGAAGTCCTGGACCAGTGCCCAGGTACAAGATCAGAGTGGGACATCTGGAATAGCAACTGGACTCTTTTCCGAATTCAGGCTCGCGGATCTCTGAATCGAATGACCCTGTTCGCTGAgggaagagaacaagataTCCAGGATCTGATGGACGACGAGTTTGCCCCCCAACAACAATCACTATCCACAATGGCTCGGAAGGCCTCAAGCCAAATACCTTGGGATATCTACGAGAACTTACAAACCGTGTATGGTATCGTTCTTGGTAACCATGAGGCCATCCTGGAAGTCGCCCAGGATTGGTGTGAAGCGACGATAGGCCTTTTTGGGTGGTGGGATGATGGGAATCAACGCCACAAGGCCCTGAGACTTTCACAATCGCAGTTACTGCGGGCATCATCTCGCTTCGCTGGCTCGGAAGACTACTTTGATCGACTCGCAACTGCTTTTCACATGGTTGTGCAGTCAGATCTTCACCCTAATGTTATAAACCCCGTCGAAGTTGCGGTAGCCTCCGCTTTCGAAGGAAACGTTAATGCCGTGCTGGGATTCCTGAGGATATGGTCATTGCCACTGGCATGTACTGTGGCAGAAGTCGCATCTCTAGGCGAATGGCTCCCCGCTCCTACCGGACCCAACCTGTTTCCTACCGACAGTCTGGATATAGACGATCTCGCGCTACTAGGTGTAACTCAACCAGGACCCGATGAACTGGATGGCATCAAAGACACAACTCTTGTCCTGTACGCTAGGGAACTGGCAGGTATAGAGCAACTGTCCCCAGAGCGTGATGGGTGGGAGATGGCCATACAGGTGTTGGGTCGAATGGATTCACCCGAGAGATCAGAGGAGACAGTGGGCGAACTTCTTCGAGATCTGCTTGCTACGTTAGATGAGAACTCAGGACGGACGGTGGACAAAATTTGGACAATACTGAATGACCTCGGCATGATTAACTACGCCGAGGAAACAGCAGAGGTTAGTAATTTTGATTCTAATGCTGAACTAAACTGACCCGAGACAGACATTCGCAGAGATCCTTTCCAAGGAGTCTCACCGCTACGGCGAGGCTCTCTGGTACTATGCACTCTCCCATCGCTCAGACAAGGTCCGGGAGGTGCTTAATCTACTAATGTCCTACTCGCTTGTTCAGTCAACAGTCTACCCCTCAGAGAAGGATCTAGATCAGGATCTCAAAGATCTATTACGAAAGCGAACACAGACCCTTGAGAAACGGGCcaagcaagatcttgaagctgctcAACTGCTTGGCCGAATGCTTAGCGGTTACGCCACATTACGCAAGTTTTACGAGCTCCGCGATGCtgaggacttggagaatATCTCGCCTACAAAGGCCCTCAAACTGAAAAAGCAAGCGGCATCTGCATTAGTTGCTGTTATTTCTAGTTCAGACGACAACATTCGTGGTGGACTTTACGACGAAACGCGGGATGCAGTAGTCAGCGAGGATTTCCTCCTGGCCCTGCTGGGAGAGGCCACTGTCTTTATTAATCAATCCCCAGCCATCGTCACACTCCCCCAGATCGATGTTCTGCTCAAAGCCATCGAGGATTTACAAACAGTTGGTGATCGAGTCTATTCAGCGTGCGACGATTTCTTCAATCTTGTATTGGCATCAGCCCAGGGACTGAAGGGCTCTACACCACAAGATCTAATGGCCaaatcaacagcctctcTAGGaggaagcttcatgatgacTGGAAGCTCCGTGTTGGTGAATCATCTGCACAAGTCGATCTCGGCAGGCACAAAAGTTAATAGAGGATGGGACTGGAGGAAGGGTTGGCTTGCAACAAGCAAGGGCGAAGACGTTCTTCGAAAACTTCGGTTAGGATTGGCAAAGGACCTGGCGACACTGTGGTTGGAAGACGCAGATGGTGTCGTTGCCTACTAGGAGGCATGTATTTGAACAAGAGAGACTTTTTGATGCTTTGATATATGAGTTCGGACTGGCGACGAATGGAAGGCGCCTTTGGTAATACAAGACATGAGCGAAATGTAATATATGCCCCTATGCTCTCAGAATGGGAATTGTatccaaaaaaaaaaaaaagatttATAGCCCCTTCTTTTTGAACACATAGTTGGCCGTTCTCTTCCGAGGTTATACATATACCTACCTGTATGGGCAGGGACCTATCCCCGCCGGTGTTCGGATCGCGGAGGCCCCCACATCCCCGGACACAGTTGTTAACGCCAATCGGCTCCTGTCAATTTACAATTGACTAAAAAAATCCGCCCCGACTTCGCCCCCACCACAAATTTAGGGAATAACATCTGTAGCAAGAGGACCAAAAGAGTCATCGTTCATTGTTGCCGTGTATAGCCCAACATGGTTTCAATGGAGGTCGCCAGCCGCTCAGGCGGTGCCATGACGGTACGCTACACCATTATGTCAACTGGGAGCCTCTCTGCAGGAAAACACAGATGCACAAGCTGACCCTTACACCACGCGGTAATAGCAACTCTTGCGACGTTCTGGTCCTAATGCCATTCGATCAACCACCGTTCTATCTAACAACACAAGGAGAACCTTCTCAAGCGcgaagcctcttcctcctaCTTATGAAAAGTTATACACCAAGTACACCGATGTCCGCCGAGTTCTCGGCAAGCAGCGTCTGACCCTCGCCGAGAAGATCCTCTACAGCCATCTCGACAACCCCGAGGACTCCTTGCTGAATAACACCGACAATGGACGAAACATTCGCGGGAAGGCCAATTTGCGCCTCAAGCCCGACCGTGTCAACATGCAGGATGCTTCTGCTCAGATGGCTATTCTTCAGTTCATGTCCTGTAACTTGGCCAAGCCTGCAATCCCTGCAAGCATTCATTGTGACCACTTGATTGTTGGCTCCAAGGgtgctgaggatgatttgTCTGCTGGTATCCAGACTAACAAGGAGGTTTTTGATTTCCTTGAGTCTGCAGCGCGCAAGTATGGAATGGACTTTTGGCCTCCTGGTGCTGGTATTATCCACCAGACCGTTCTCGAGAACTATGCTCTTCCtggattgatgatgcttggtaCCGACTCCCACAGCCCCAATGCTGGCGGTCTTTCTACAATTAccattggcgttggtggtgcagatgctgttgaggccCTTGTCGGTGCTCCTTGGGAACTTAAGGCCCCCAAGATTTTGGGCGTGCAACTTGTCGGCAAGCTGAGCAACTGGGCTTCTCCCAAAGACGTCATTCTCCGGCTTGCTGGCCACCTCACAGTCCGTGGTGGTACTGGCTCCATCATTGAGTATTTTGGTGAAGGCGTCGAAAGCCTAAGCGCCACCGGCATGGCTACTATCTGCAACATGGGGTAAGTTTGTCCTACAAGGCAGGGACGGGATCTGGAAAATACTGACTTAATCTAGTGCCGAAGTCGGTGCCACAACCTCGATCTTTCCTTACACCAAGGCTTCAGCCAGATACCTTGACTCGACCCGACGATCTCAGGCGAACAAGAACATTGAAGCTCTGGAGACCTtcgccagcaacagctccGACCCTGATGCTCGATGGCAATTCAAGGCCGACGAGGGTGCTGAATATGACGaactcatcaccatcgatcTTTCGACTCTCGAACCTCACATTAATGGCCCTTTTACACCAGATCTGGCCACACCActctccaagttcaaagaAGTTGTGAAGGAACAGGACTGGCCCCAGGTTCTTTCCGCTGGTCTCATTGGTAGCTGCACCAACAGCTCTTACGAGGATATGACCCGAGTCGAGAGTTTgctcaaggatgccaagaaggccggGCTGAAGCCTGCTGCCGACTTCTACATCACTCCCGGAAGTGAGCAGATTCGCGCCACGCTTGAGCGCGATGGCACCCTCGAGACATTCCAGGAGGCCGGCGGCATTGTTCTCTCCAATGCCTGTGGTCCCTGTATTGGTCAGTGGAAGCgacaagatggtgttgagaagggCACAAGTAATGCTATCCTGACCTCGTATAACCGAAACTTCCGTGGTCGAAATGATGGCAATCCTGATACCATGAACTTTCTGGCCTCTCCCGAGATCGTTACCGCCATGGCCTTTGCCGGATCCACTACCTTCAACCCTGTGACCGATAGCATCAAGACGCCAGATGGCAAGGACTTCATgttctctcctcctcatggTCTCGAGGGCCCCCAGACTCCTTTCGAGTCTGGCAACGCCGAACTGGGTGTTTTATCCCAGGCCCCTGACCCCAACACCAAGATTGCCATCTCTCCCACTTCCGAGCGTTTGGCCTTCCTTGAACCCTTTGCTCCTTTCCCCTCGTCTGATCTCTCAGGCCTTCGcgttcttgtcaaggtcacagGCAAATGCACCACCGATACCATCTCCGCAGCCGGCCCTTGGCTCAAGTACAAGGGCCATCTGCCTAACATTAGCACCAATACACTCAACACtgccatcaacaaggagacCGGTGAGGTCAACGCTGCCTACGACCTCGACGGCTCCAAGCACACTATCCCTGAGCTTGGCCAACTCTGGAAGGAACGTGGCCAAGAGTGGCTTGTCGTTGCTGAGCACAACTATGGCGAGGGCTCAGCCCGCGAACACGCTGCCCTGCAGCCTCGCTACCTTGGTGCCCGTGTTGTTCTGACAAAATCGTTTGCCCGTATTCACGAgaccaacctcaagaagcagggcGTTGTACCTCTGACTTTTGAGAACGAGGCTGACTATGATAAGATCGCcgctggcgatgaggttGCCACTGTCGGCCTATATGAGATGCTCCAGAATGGTGGCAAGGGCGATGTCCGGCTTCGTGTCACTAAGTCTTCCGGTGAGGAGATCCTCATTCCCACCAAACACGCTGTTACCAAGGACCAGGCTGGTTTCATTCTTGCCGGCAGTGCTCTCAACCTGCTGTCTAAGGGCATATAAGACGAGCCGATCTCTTCCTGAGCATTAGTAGATATAGCTTTCAGGCCACGAGATAGTTTCCTCTCACGATGCCTAAAATGCCCAAGTTATGTATTGGACTGAAGAAAAAGGGCGTTTTTGGTTGGGTAAAAATGCCGAGTGATAGACTGTTTATACCAGCAATACCAATTATTTCTGTTCTCTAGCCGCTTTTACTATTCACGAATGAGCTACGTGCATATATGCGCCAGTTTTGATCAATTGGTAAGGTACCTAtattgcttcttggagaagtggAAACTTCCTAGCTGTGTTATTCCTAATTCGAATTCCTGAACTCCTGTGGCATATTTACATTTAGATCGTTGGAATCCTTTGCCCCCCCGTTTTCAAGAACGAAGATGGCCATTTGCCCAAGATGCGCCTAGTCAAAAGTCATCAAGACAGCCTCCTCGACTCCTTTGCAATGCACCGTCATCATATATCATGTGAATTCATCAAGCGTTCAAGCTCTGAAAGTAACTCTCTGTCTCTttcgtcttgttgttgacatgtCGCTGGCGTGCAGTCGCCTTATCCTCGCATTCTCTGAACCAAGCGCAGGCTTTCAACCAAGCAGGATTACTCCGCACATATTCAGGCAGTTCCTCCTCGGGCAAGtcaccaaagtcaagaatACGCTTGACCCCCCTCGGCTCTGGTGGTATGTAGGGGGGAGTAGTCCCgtcttgctgagcttgtttgattttctcttgcttcttcaCCTCTAGAGCCTGTAACCAGCGTTGTCTCTCCACAACCTTGCCAAACCACTGTTTGCGTTTTGGACGCCGTCTGATTTCGTCGCACTTCTTTCTATACCAGGCACGGGATCGCTTATGCATGTGATGGATTGCTGGATTCACCGGAAGATAGAGTGGCTTTTGGTCACCGTAAAGTGGATGGTACTTGACCATACGCGAAGATACAGTAACATGCGGAGGTGGTTGCAAACTTGACTGCCGATAAATGAGTGAGTCGAATGCCTCAGAATCGAACTCGACCAAAAGCCTCTTTTTGCGAGCTTCTGCTTTGGCACGGGGAGAGAGCGACACGGGTTTGGTCGGCTTTGCTTCCTCGTCAATGTCACTAACATCGGCCATATTCACCTCATCATCCATTTCGGCGCTGACTTCAGGCAGGGAACCTTGAAAATCCTGTTTCCTGACTGGGAGCTCTTTACTTGTCATGGGAGCCGAGCGTTTAGTGGGAGTTGATAAGAGCTTTGCCTTCGAACTCGTTCGTGTttctggatgaggatggtccGAATTCTTCTGTGCATTgtccttctttgacttggatGTCCGAGGAGAAGACCTAAATTTgacaccatcttcagagGTAAGCTGCATATGATTCACAGGAGCGGTGGAAGAAGCGCACGACTGAGAGTCAAGGCCTAGGGAAGGCTCGGTGTTCTTAAACCCTTCGTTTGAGGGAAATTTAGGAGACACTTGCGCCGTCCTAGTCAAGTGTTGGCTGTCACTTGCATCGATAGATTGCCCATTTTGATGCGCGTCTATCTTGGTATTCTCTGTGGGATGCGTTGCCGATCCAATATTTGAACAGGAACTCAGTTTTTTGGTGGCACGGTCGAGGCCAAGTGGCTGGTTTATCGCCTCCTCTGTCCCGGCTCGCAAATTCATAGCCAATGGTGTCCCCATATTCGTTACAGTATGAGAATTTACCTGGTTAGTAGAAGAGCCCTTGTCAGCTTTCGCTACATCTTGGACTGCCTTAATCTGCGCGGAGTCGGGTGTTAATCCAACGTGGCTGGTTCCGTTCCTCTCTGGCTGGGGATGAAGGTTTCTGTCATTATCAATGGATCTGTCTTGCACCAAAGATGGAGCAGAGGCCTCTCGCTCATTTGCTTCCGGAGACTGTGTCATGGGAGCGCTGGTATCCGGACTAGAGGTATCTCGAGATGGCGGATCATGCCTAGAAAAGTGCCGCGAAGGTGTAAAGACGAATTTGCCTCGACCTCTTTTGGCAACAAAATTCCTGTTGGAGGGTCGGAAGCCCTTGGCCATATTCGTAACGGGAGAATCTCTGCTAGCCGCAGTTGGCTCTAATGCTGAGTGTTCATCGCAGTAATGTCTGGAACTAAGCAGAATGATCTTTTCACAAGTGAGAACGGCACAAGTGCCGCCGACATGTGTGGAGGCAGCCATTCAGAACCTCGTTGATAGGGCCAAAACGCAGAACTGATCCACCACACGCAGGCTTTTACGACTGAATTGAGTCATGAGGCGCGTAGATGAATGATTACCTAGAAGTCATGTTAGCAATATGCGTTTAAAGTAGTAACGGAATGCTGAGCAAGTATTGGATAAGAAGTCGAATCAGATCTTTTCAGTTTTGAATGGCCGTCAAGCTAGGCACCTCGTCGGTTGGCACATAGTCTCTTCTGACGTGTGTGTTGATTCAATGAATCTGATGTTTGTCGCGGCCTTTGGTCAAGATCCGtggcgaagacgaggaagaagactcCATTGTGCGACAACAGAAACTCCATGGTAACCGGCCCCAGCGCTCTAGAAACAAGCTTAGAACGTAGGAGAGCAGTTACAGCTGAGGTGCGGTATGGAATGGCAGGGTTGATCAAGACAACAATGTCATTGacagagccagaagagaagatggcgcaACCAGAAGGGTTCCGTTCAGTCAGACCTTTTACCATAGGCATCATTTAACGAGCATAGAGtaagacaaagaaaacgaAATCAAAATATCTTACCGAGGTCTGAGACCACCCACAGAAGAGTTCTGCTCCCCTATGCCCGTGCGTTGCGTTTGTTGTGCTAATGGAAAATCCTGCGCAGTCGATAGTCTGTATTATGTTGGTGGAGGCGAAAGGACAGTATTATACTGTAGTAGAAAGAAGCAAAGGGAGCTAGGTCGCGTCCGAGACAGTTCCCCACGGCTGCCCCGTGTTGAAAGAGTATGTGCGTTCCGAACTTAGGTAACGTAGGTATGTATATATGGGTTGACGAGCCAGTCGACGACATCAGGAAAAGAATGAGAGAGATCTCCAGCCGCCAGAGGCAGAGAGGCGTATGACTGTGGTTGTTGGTTTCGCGCCTTTCATTGCGGGCTGGTCCTGTTGCTCCTGGTTCGCTATTGGCCCaagcagtgatgatgatgaaggatggGGTGCAGAGGCGCCGGGAAGACCTCCCTGGTGGGGGGGTTCCCGAGGTGAGTTACCCCGAGCTGGAAGACTAATTCTTCCGCCCCGGCTGCCAGGCCTACCAGTGGAGCCCCACAAGTCAACTTACACCCATGAGCGTGTCTAAAGGGAAATTCTGCCCTGCCTGTTGACTCAAGACATAGGCGATTAATAAATTGAGTTGTGCTTGTCTTTATAGAAGCTCAGTGAAGACTAGGTTTTATTCAAGACTGCTCCCTCTGTAGTTGGTGAGTATTAACGCACTATAAAGATAGAAGATCCAAGTCCAAACCTAATACACCTTTTACATTCTTTGTAATGTGAATAAGACGCCTCAAAAGCCATTAAATTAACCCAGGCACTCAGTGACCGCGCTGATTTGTCTCAACTAAATTTTCTtcagtcttcttgataaACCCACTCACTTTGGGTTTGGATACAGAGAAAAGTTCCGTCCCAAATCTGTACATAATTTGTATTCATATCCAAGTCTCTCCAAGTCCGATCACCGGGGCTAATTCCCTCTACAGTCCAGTTAGTGACGATATAATCAAACATACCTCGATGTTAGATTCCACGGagttatatatatacatCATGACCTATCCAAGCCCAAACTTTAGCATGTTGCTGGTGCTCCGTATGCTCTGGGCTCTTACATGGTCAGATGGATTAGGTAACCCTGACACCCCTCCATCCCCTGTTAAATTTATCAGGCACTAGCGCGGGGGTCTTGAGCTCCCTGACGTGCAGCACCAGTAACCACGTTGCGACTCTGGAACCAATATATCATTCGTCTACAAACAGCATTATTTTCGACCTATCCATATACCGATTCTCGACAACTAGGGTGCTGAATGCTCAAGTCTCAATAGAACTTCTAGACTTTGCGACCCTGGAATGAACTTTCTCAAATCTGCCGTGGCCTCGGCCATAGCACAAGGCCCTCCCTTTCCATACAACTTTGGTGACAAGGTTGATATCGATGAGTCCATCTGGACCCTGTACAATGGTACCAAGAGGGTAAGCCCAACGTCGCAGAGCTCAAAACGTGGACTTGCTGACAATCTATGAATAGGAAGATGGTTCAAATTGCAGCATCTTTTCCTTCgatatcaccaccaaccgATCCCAACTCCCCCTGGCCAAGAATGCCCTAAAGAAGCTCCGAACACTACGGCACCCAGGCGTGATCAAACTTCTAGATGCGGTCGAGGTACATGCAAGACTTTCGGTCGATTTAAGAGCATTTCGCTGACAACATCTGGTAGACGGAGACGTATATCTACATTGCGACTGAACGAGTAGTACCCCTACGATGGCACGTTCGAAGAAAGAGTCTCAGCCCTGAGACGATAAAATGGGGCTTGCATAGCGTTGCGGTATGACTTGTTATGCTAGTCTTTTGATCGATATTAATAATGTCACAGCGCACTATAAAATTCATCAACGAAGACGCTTCCTCGATCCACGGCAGCATCAAGGTTGGATCGATATATACTTCAGAGAGTGGCGAGTGGAAGCTCGGTGGCTTTGATgttctcagcagcctcaaggacGATGAATCAATAATTTATGCAAGAGGTCCCCGGATAGGTACCCGTGTACTCAAGCTAACATATACATAGACATACGGTAGCTTGGTCCCTGATGCGGGTCGATACTCTCCTCCAGAGTTGGCACGAGGCGGATGGGatgttatcaagaagaacccaCATACAGCAGTAGACGCATTTAATCTTGGAACGTTGATCTTTGAAGTTTTTAACGGCGATTATAACGGAGCTGATCAGGCTGGCCAAACGAAGAGCATTCCCCCTTCAATGCAGTCTAGTTATAAACGTCTGTGTAACGCCAACCCAAAGGCTCGAATTAGTGTGGGTGCTTTCCTTGACCAAGGCAACCGAAATGGCTCTTTCTTCGACAGTTCTCTCATCAAACTGACCGAGGGTATCGATAACCTGGACATCAAGACGCCAGATGAACGAGAAGAGTTCCTTAGGTATATCTGCAACTCCTTCCATGATTCCAAGTTGCTAAGAGTTTGAACAGTGGACTGGATGAACTGAGCGATGACTTCCCAGaagagttcttcaagctgaagg
Proteins encoded in this region:
- a CDS encoding aconitate hydratase, mitochondrial, coding for MQDASAQMAILQFMSCNLAKPAIPASIHCDHLIVGSKGAEDDLSAGIQTNKEVFDFLESAARKYGMDFWPPGAGIIHQTVLENYALPGLMMLGTDSHSPNAGGLSTITIGVGGADAVEALVGAPWELKAPKILGVQLVGKLSNWASPKDVILRLAGHLTVRGGTGSIIEYFGEGVESLSATGMATICNMGAEVGATTSIFPYTKASARYLDSTRRSQANKNIEALETFASNSSDPDARWQFKADEGAEYDELITIDLSTLEPHINGPFTPDLATPLSKFKEVVKEQDWPQVLSAGLIGSCTNSSYEDMTRVESLLKDAKKAGLKPAADFYITPGSEQIRATLERDGTLETFQEAGGIVLSNACGPCIGQWKRQDGVEKGTSNAILTSYNRNFRGRNDGNPDTMNFLASPEIVTAMAFAGSTTFNPVTDSIKTPDGKDFMFSPPHGLEGPQTPFESGNAELGVLSQAPDPNTKIAISPTSERLAFLEPFAPFPSSDLSGLRVLVKVTGKCTTDTISAAGPWLKYKGHLPNISTNTLNTAINKETGEVNAAYDLDGSKHTIPELGQLWKERGQEWLVVAEHNYGEGSAREHAALQPRYLGARVVLTKSFARIHETNLKKQGVVPLTFENEADYDKIAAGDEVATVGLYEMLQNGGKGDVRLRVTKSSGEEILIPTKHAVTKDQAGFILAGSALNLLSKGI
- a CDS encoding aconitate hydratase, mitochondrial; translated protein: MVSMEVASRSGGAMTQLLRRSGPNAIRSTTVLSNNTRRTFSSAKPLPPTYEKLYTKYTDVRRVLGKQRLTLAEKILYSHLDNPEDSLLNNTDNGRNIRGKANLRLKPDRVNMQDASAQMAILQFMSCNLAKPAIPASIHCDHLIVGSKGAEDDLSAGIQTNKEVFDFLESAARKYGMDFWPPGAGIIHQTVLENYALPGLMMLGTDSHSPNAGGLSTITIGVGGADAVEALVGAPWELKAPKILGVQLVGKLSNWASPKDVILRLAGHLTVRGGTGSIIEYFGEGVESLSATGMATICNMGAEVGATTSIFPYTKASARYLDSTRRSQANKNIEALETFASNSSDPDARWQFKADEGAEYDELITIDLSTLEPHINGPFTPDLATPLSKFKEVVKEQDWPQVLSAGLIGSCTNSSYEDMTRVESLLKDAKKAGLKPAADFYITPGSEQIRATLERDGTLETFQEAGGIVLSNACGPCIGQWKRQDGVEKGTSNAILTSYNRNFRGRNDGNPDTMNFLASPEIVTAMAFAGSTTFNPVTDSIKTPDGKDFMFSPPHGLEGPQTPFESGNAELGVLSQAPDPNTKIAISPTSERLAFLEPFAPFPSSDLSGLRVLVKVTGKCTTDTISAAGPWLKYKGHLPNISTNTLNTAINKETGEVNAAYDLDGSKHTIPELGQLWKERGQEWLVVAEHNYGEGSAREHAALQPRYLGARVVLTKSFARIHETNLKKQGVVPLTFENEADYDKIAAGDEVATVGLYEMLQNGGKGDVRLRVTKSSGEEILIPTKHAVTKDQAGFILAGSALNLLSKGI